One Myxococcales bacterium genomic region harbors:
- a CDS encoding aminotransferase class V-fold PLP-dependent enzyme — translation MDLPIDPHSLRPHYRAFLREGRVLLTGHSHQAWPDVAREGMLAAFDAAAEHVDDKWGAAFAAADAVREGVASRLGTRARDVALGASTHDLVVRLLSALPLDKKRHIVTTSGEFHTLHRQLSRLAEEGVEVDFVEPFPLTTLAERLAAKVRYDTAALFVSTVLFESSSVVPNLASAVAAARAKGAEVVLDAYHHFMVRPFRAADFGDVFVLGGGYKYAQWGEGVCFMTVPEGCELRPVVTGWFSDFAHLSAPRDGAKVTYGPSLAERFAGSTYDPTSHFRAAAVLRFFDEQGLTVARLSESYTRQTERIGDALRDHGHDVVTPKGADARGGFVAVRVANPDEVIALSRRDGVMFDARGSIVRLGPAPYVTDEELDRGVSVFVSHARQAGR, via the coding sequence ATGGACTTGCCGATCGATCCGCACTCGCTCAGGCCCCACTACCGCGCGTTTCTCCGTGAGGGGCGCGTCCTCCTCACCGGGCACTCGCACCAAGCGTGGCCCGACGTGGCCCGCGAAGGCATGCTCGCGGCCTTCGACGCGGCCGCGGAGCACGTCGACGACAAGTGGGGTGCAGCCTTTGCGGCGGCCGACGCCGTGCGCGAAGGGGTTGCGTCGCGCCTCGGCACGCGGGCCCGCGACGTGGCGCTCGGGGCGAGCACGCACGACCTCGTCGTGAGGCTCCTGTCGGCTCTCCCGCTGGACAAAAAGAGGCACATCGTCACCACGTCGGGCGAGTTTCACACGCTCCATCGTCAGCTCTCGCGGCTCGCCGAAGAGGGCGTCGAGGTCGACTTCGTCGAGCCCTTCCCGTTGACGACGCTCGCCGAGCGCCTCGCCGCCAAGGTGCGATACGACACGGCCGCCCTCTTCGTGTCGACCGTGCTGTTCGAGTCGAGCTCGGTCGTCCCGAACCTCGCCTCGGCGGTGGCCGCGGCGCGCGCGAAGGGCGCCGAGGTGGTGCTCGACGCGTACCACCACTTCATGGTCCGGCCCTTCCGCGCCGCCGACTTCGGCGACGTGTTCGTTTTGGGTGGAGGATACAAGTATGCCCAGTGGGGCGAGGGCGTGTGCTTCATGACCGTCCCCGAGGGGTGCGAGCTGCGGCCCGTGGTCACGGGCTGGTTCTCCGACTTCGCCCACCTCTCGGCCCCGCGCGACGGCGCGAAGGTCACCTACGGGCCCTCGCTCGCCGAGCGCTTCGCCGGGTCGACGTACGACCCCACGAGCCACTTCCGCGCGGCGGCGGTGCTCCGCTTCTTCGACGAGCAGGGGCTCACGGTGGCGAGGCTCTCGGAGAGCTACACCCGCCAGACCGAGCGGATCGGCGACGCGCTCCGGGATCACGGCCACGACGTGGTGACGCCGAAGGGCGCGGACGCCCGCGGAGGGTTCGTCGCGGTCCGTGTCGCGAACCCCGACGAGGTCATCGCCCTGTCGCGCCGCGACGGTGTCATGTTCGACGCGCGCGGCTCGATC
- a CDS encoding group II truncated hemoglobin → MPEVEDAVTPYDLLGGREATLALSEAFYDAMDAHEPALAKLHELDEHGKVSRGARDRFGLFLVGWLGGPQEYMQKHGHPRLRMRHAHLVVGADMRDAWLRCMTRAMDERGVSGRLRAFLDQRFSEVAEMLRNR, encoded by the coding sequence ATGCCCGAAGTCGAAGACGCCGTCACCCCGTACGATCTCCTCGGCGGCCGCGAGGCCACGCTGGCCCTCTCCGAGGCCTTCTACGACGCCATGGACGCCCACGAGCCCGCCCTCGCCAAGCTCCACGAGCTCGACGAGCACGGGAAGGTGAGCCGTGGCGCCCGGGACAGGTTCGGCCTCTTCTTGGTGGGCTGGCTCGGTGGCCCCCAAGAGTACATGCAGAAGCACGGGCACCCGCGCCTCCGCATGCGGCACGCGCACCTCGTCGTCGGGGCCGACATGCGCGACGCGTGGCTGCGCTGCATGACCCGCGCGATGGACGAACGCGGCGTCTCGGGCAGGCTCCGCGCGTTCCTCGATCAGCGCTTCTCCGAGGTCGCCGAGATGCTCCGAAACCGTTAA